CCACAACTTCAAAACCGGATGTCTCAATGTTGCTGGTATTGGCGGGCATCCAGCTTTGTGCAACATGGCACAGTCGAATCTCAGCGTCGCTATTGCTAGCACCAGGTTTGAGGGTGAAAAACATACGGCGGGTTACTGTGCCTGAATCAGTGTCATCATCGAGTGTCACCGTCATTTGTTCGTCGCCCATTAGAACCCATAAGCCGTAAGGAGCATCATTATTAACCCCGGATACAATGTAGCTATCAGGGCTGAACCGACTTTCGTCGCTACTTGGCGGATCAATTGGGTCGATGGGGGCCGGTGGCGTTGGCCCGACATCTTGGTTACACCCTGACAGGATAAAACCAGTGGTCATCAATGATGTTAAAATGGTGGCAGTTTGTTTCATAATCTCGGTTATCTTCTTATGGTTCGTACGCGAAAGGCGCCGGCTGATCGGCGTGCACAAATCCTGCAAGCGACCTTTGATCTTGTAACGCAACAGGGCTATCAAAGCGTATCCATGCGTGATGTGGCCGCACGTTGTGGTATTTCCAAAGCAGCGATTTATGTGTATTTTCCGACCAAAGAGGCGCTCTATAACACGGTCATTCAGAATGCCCTAGCGCTTCGCTTACAACTGATTGAGGCCGCACTGACGCCTGATTTACCTGTGTATGAACAACTGTTCAATGTCTTGCATGCGGTATTTCACCTGACGGCCTATAAAAGCGAATCGATGACGTCACTTATTGAGTTATCACATGTTTATGCTGAAGCCGATTTGGCTGCGCACAAGCTGGCTATCGTTCAAATGCTTACTGATATTATTGCCACTGGTGAACAGCAAGGCGGCATACAATTGCCCGTCCAGTTGGCATCGGCCTCTGATGCTGCGCATCTGTTGATAGATGCTGCAACGGGCGTTGCTGGAACTCTGGACATGCAT
The nucleotide sequence above comes from BD1-7 clade bacterium. Encoded proteins:
- the rutR_1 gene encoding HTH-type transcriptional regulator RutR codes for the protein MVRTRKAPADRRAQILQATFDLVTQQGYQSVSMRDVAARCGISKAAIYVYFPTKEALYNTVIQNALALRLQLIEAALTPDLPVYEQLFNVLHAVFHLTAYKSESMTSLIELSHVYAEADLAAHKLAIVQMLTDIIATGEQQGGIQLPVQLASASDAAHLLIDAATGVAGTLDMHTDAPVDQQLRQKLSQLTSTFLCGWQSGTGHHR